One genomic segment of Desulfovibrio sp. includes these proteins:
- a CDS encoding helix-turn-helix transcriptional regulator, with the protein MYNAFDEALERIKRATGARTQVDLAAILGIRQSSISDAKRRQSIPADWLLKLYRSHGLNPDWVTTGEQPQVLREGMALPVGLMESGSTYSSDKPRSRTVTVSSMTGVIVEDGSFQDKPIEMLSIPEPFTCPSLTVFKMEHQNMEPILRRGAYFGVNKDQKQLRSGEIFAVAVPNEGMVVRRLFNDFEHNRVILRSENPSYKEEFLSSSIIAGNIIGQVCWVLQEL; encoded by the coding sequence ATGTACAATGCATTTGATGAAGCTTTGGAACGTATTAAACGCGCCACTGGCGCTCGCACCCAGGTGGATCTGGCGGCAATACTCGGCATCCGCCAGTCAAGCATCTCCGACGCCAAGCGGCGTCAATCGATCCCCGCGGATTGGTTGCTTAAGCTGTACCGCAGCCATGGGCTCAATCCGGACTGGGTCACCACCGGGGAGCAGCCCCAGGTGCTCCGGGAAGGAATGGCTCTGCCCGTTGGGTTGATGGAATCCGGCTCGACCTACTCGTCCGACAAGCCCCGGTCGCGCACCGTGACCGTAAGCTCCATGACCGGCGTGATTGTCGAAGACGGTTCTTTCCAGGACAAGCCCATCGAGATGCTGTCCATCCCAGAACCTTTCACCTGCCCTTCCCTGACGGTCTTCAAGATGGAGCACCAGAACATGGAACCCATCCTGCGCCGCGGAGCCTACTTCGGCGTGAACAAAGACCAGAAGCAGCTCCGCTCAGGTGAAATTTTCGCAGTGGCCGTCCCCAACGAGGGAATGGTTGTGCGCAGACTCTTCAACGACTTCGAGCACAACCGAGTGATTCTGCGCAGCGAGAACCCTTCCTATAAAGAGGAGTTTTTAAGCTCCTCCATCATCGCCGGGAACATCATCGGCCAGGTGTGTTGGGTATTGCAGGAACTGTAG